Within Sorangiineae bacterium MSr11367, the genomic segment AAGGTGGGCGACATCTTTTTCGCGCACGTGCACGACGCCATGTTCAACCTGGTGGGCGTCACGACGAATCAGTCCATCGAGCTGCTCGGCATGTTCAGCGAGGCGATCCACAACCCGATGCTGATGGATCGGTACCTGTCGCTGAAGGCGACGCGTTACGTGTTCGGTGCGGCGCGGCACCTGGGCGACGAGATCGAGTTCAAGAAAGATGGCATCGTGGCGTCGCGCGCGCGGCAGGTGCTCAACGAGGCGCACGAGCTGCTCACCGAGGTGAAGCGCGATAGCATTTGGGATGCGATCGGCACCGGTGCATTTGCCGACGTGAAGCGCACGCGGACGGGCGGCAAAGGCTACCGCGGCGTGGCCGAGCGTTCGCCCGACTATTTCAACCCCGTCCTCGATGTGCTCGAGGGCAAGTCGTCCCTATAAATCGAGAAGAGATCCCGCCATGCCCAACAAGCTGCAAAATGCACCGCTCCCCAGCCGGCCTCTCGCTCCGTATGGCGATCGCGATGGCGATGGCATGGTTCAACTCTCCTTCACGTTGCAGCTTCCGCCTTCGGCGCGTGCGCGCGAAGCGGCGAAGCAGCTGGCGGAGGCACACGGCATCCGCGAACCCATCGTGGCGACGATGGAGGAGTGCGCGCAGGGCTATTCGTATTTCGTGGTCTACGGGCACTCGCAACACACGGTCGATGTGGCCTCCATCGAGGTGCCCGAGGTGCGCACCGAAGCGCTCTCGCGCGAGGAGATCGAGCATCGCATCACGGCGCGGCTCGGTCGCAAAATCGTGGTGGTCGGCGCCTGCACGGGCTCGGACGCGCACACGGTCGGCATCGACGCCGTGTTGAACTACAAGGGCTACGCGGGCGACAAGGGCCTGGAGAGCTACAAGGGCTTCGAGGCGTACAACCTCGGCGCACAGGTGGAGAACGAGCAGCTTGCCGAACGCGCCCGCGCGCTGAGCGCGGACGCCATTCTGGTGAGCCAAGTCATCACGCAGCGCAATTGCCACAAGGAGAACGCGGGCGCGTTCATCGACTTGGCGAAGAAGCAAGGCTGGCGCGACAACATCGTCCTGCTCCTCGGCGGGCCGCGCATCGATCACAAGCTGGCCCTGGAATTGGGCTACGACGCGGGCTTCGGGCCGGGCACCAAACCGAGCGACGTGGCGTCGTTCTTGGTGGAGAAGATCTGCGGTTAGGGGGTGCCCTGGTCCTCCGGGTGAATCGAGTCCTGGCTCGCACCGGGATGGTGGACTGCTAGGGGCTTGGGGGACAAACGGCGGCGTGATCGCGCGTTCCGCGCAATCTCAGACGTTCTTCTTCTGGCGTTCTCTCTGCCAGATAAAAATGAGGGTAGGAAAAGTTCCGGTGGAGCGATCAGTTGTCGGCGCAGCTTCACCCAACGAGGAATTCGGCCACCGGTCCGCGCCCGCTGCGCTTCCCGTCACCGCCCCACGTGTTGTTCCCGATAGCTGGACGCCCTTGGGCGTTGGTTCCCTGCCTTCTCGGGCACGCGGAGGGCTGTTGCCTCCCAATCGTACCAATGGCAACCCATCATCCTAATCTGCAACCTTGTGGGCGCGGAGTCCGGAACACCACGCACCAAGGTCTGCCCCGACGCGTTGCCAATGCAGTGCCAAACGCGCGTCCCTCGAAGATAGGCGAATCCGCGCGCCGTCCCTGTCCCGGACGATCGGCGCCCTGTCCCGGACACCCACGAACCCTCGCTTGAGGACGATGGCTACGCACTATGTCCTTCCGACCATCGGCCCACGCCCTTGCAGCTCGTGGTCCACGGACGGCAAGTCGTTCGTCGATCTGTCCGCGTTAGGCGGCGCAGGGGGCGCGCACCAAAGAGGCGGCGGAGATAAGCTCTTCGTGCTCCTCCACCATGTCCTCAATCATGTGGTGGCAGGACCCGCAGTCACCGCCGGCCTGACAGGCCTGGGTTACCTCCTCGCGGGAGCGGGCGCCCTCATGGATGGCAGCGCGGACTTCGGACTCGGTGACGGCGTTGCAAATACAGACGAACATGCTCGGGAGTTGTCTCGGCGAGTTGAGCGGCCGCCTTGACTTCTCTTAGGATAATGAAAGCTATTTTCAGTTTCAAGCCGATATCTTCGACCCTTCGGTCCGCGGGGAAAAACCGGCCGATTTCGTCCTCAACAAATTGGACATGTCGTTTTCGACCGAGAAAAAGCGGCTCATTCGGGGCCGATTTTTGTCGAGCATCGACGCCGAACGAGAAAAAGGGCGGGATTCTTTCGAACCCGCCCCGATGGCCCGTGAAAAAGAGGCCTACCTTCGCGGGATGACGCCGTGGCCGGCGGCGATGTGGCGAAGCTTGACCGTGGCGCCGTCGTACTCGAGCCCCCCGTCGAGCGGCTCTTCCGCCATGAAGAGTGGGGTGTCCAGGTCGATGTGGGTGAAGCCGCCCACCCCTGCGGCGAAGCACGCGGACATGGACATGGTGAGCTTGGACTCGACCATGCCGCCGATCATGAGCCCCAGCCCCGCGGCGCGGGCGACGGCGGCGATGTCGAGCGCCTCGGCCACGCCAAACTTGCTCAGCTTCAGGTTGAGCACGTTGGCCGCTCCGCGGGAGGCGATGGTCCAAGCGCCCTCGACGCTGGCGCAGCTTTCGTCGGCGGCCACCGGCGCCTTGCCCGCGGCGGTGACGCGCGCGAGACCCTCGAGATCCGTTCCCGCGACGGGTTGCTCGAGCAGCGCCAGGCGCACCCCGCGGCGTTCGAGCGCATCGAGCAGCTCCAAGGCCACGGCGGCGTCCAGGCCGGCGTTGGCGTCGGCCACCAAGGTCGCATTCGGGGCGGCTTCGTGCACGGCCACGATGCGGTCGATGTCTTCGCCGAGGGCCACGCCGCCGATCTTCACCTTGAAGGTACGAAAGCCGCGAGCTGCCCAGGTGCGCGTCGCTTCCCCGGCGCGGGCCACGGTGCCGGTGGGGATGGTCATATCCGTCACGAGCTCCGCCTCGCGGCCGCCAAAGAAGGCCCAGAGCGGCATGCCCGCGCGCCGTGTGAGCGCATCGAGCAACGCCGTCTCGATGGCACAGCGTGCGGAACCCACTTTGGGGATCGCGCCGCGGAGCACGGCGGCGACCGCACGCCACTCGCGCACGTCGCACCCTTCGATGCGCGCGCGCACCGACTCGATGGCGGCACGGGCGATCTCCTGCGTCTCACCGTTGAAGGCCGGAAGTGGCGCTGCCTCGCCATAGCCTCGCGTGCCATCGGCAAGCTCCGCCACGACGAGCAGGTTGCGCACGGCGTCCTGCGTACCGCCCGAAATGCCGAAGGGCTCGCGCAGGGTGATGTTCAAGTCGTGGATTTCGAGGTGACGGACGGTGGTGGCGTTCTTCATATCGCAGACGTGGACTCTACTCGGCCGTGGTAGCGCGAAGCAACGCGTCGACGGCGGCGCCGTAATAGGCTTCGTAGGTGTCCATTTCCGCGTAGCCAAGGTGCGGTGTGCACAAGGCGTTGGGCAGGCGCAAAAGAGGGTGCTCGCCCCCGAGCACGGGTTCGTCTTCGTACACGTCGACGGCGGCAAAGCCCGGACGCCCCTTCTCCAAGGCGCCGGCAAGGGCCCCCGGCGCGATGAGCGGCGCGCGGCTCGTGTTGACCAGGAGCGACGTCGGCTTCATCTGCGCGAGATCCGCGGCGGTGACGATACCGCGGGTGGCGTCGTTGAGGGGCAGGTGCAGGGTCAGGACGTCCGCGCTCGCGAAGAAAGCCGCACGCTCACCCGCGTTTTGTCGCCCCAACGCAATGACGTTCATGCCGAATGCCCGCCCCACGTCCGCGACGGCGGCGCCAATGCGCCCGAGCCCGTAGACGCCAAGCGTCTTCCCGCGGAGACCGGTGCCGACAGTGCTCTGCCAGGCGCCCTCTTTCAGCGCGCGCACCTCGAAGGGGAGATGGCGGACGCTGGCAAGGATGAGCGCCCACGTGAGCTCGGCCGTAGCACTCGGGGTGCCCTTCCCGGCCGCGAGAACCGCAATCCCTCGCTCGGCGCAGGCGGCCACGTCGATGTGGCCGGTATGGGCGCCGGTTTGCGCGATGAAGCGCAGCTTGGGCAGCTTCTCGATGACCGTGCGCGGAAAGCGGGAGCGCTGCTGCGTGAGAAGGACGGCATCGGCATCGCGCAAACGCGCGGCAAGCCTGTCGGGATCGCGCTCCGTGTCGCGGAAGACGGTCACATCGTGCCCGGCGAGGCGGGCAAAGGCAGCGGTCTTGGGGAAGACGCCCGGGTAGTCGTCCAGCACGGCGATGCGCATGCGACGACTATAGGGCGCTCCCCCTTCCCGGCCTTTCGAATCTCGTTTTCTCTATTCCTTGATCTGCTGCGCGAGGTAGTGCGCTTCGCCGAGTTGCTTCACCAGCTCGAGTTGGGACTCGAGCCAGTCGACGTGTTCCTCCTCGCTCACGAGGATGTCCTTCACCAGATCTTCGGTGCCGTTGTCGCCGGTGTCGCGGCAGATTTGGATGATGCGATTGAGGAGCGGGATGGCTTGCATCTCCGCGGCGAGATCGTTCTTCAAGATCTCGATCGGCGTCTGACCGATGTTCACCTTGCCGAGGCGTTGTACGTTGGGAAGCCCTTCGAGAAACAAGATCCGTTTGATCAGTTTGTCGGCGTGCTTCATCTCGTCGATCGACTCTTTGTAAATCTTCTCGTTGAGCCGCTGGTAACCCCAGTTCTCGCACATGCGCGCGTGCAAGAAATACTGGTTTACCGTCGTCAGCTCGCCGGTGAGGATCTCGTTCAAGAGGTCGATGATTTTCGAATCGCCTTTCATGCTGACCTCCGTACTCCGGAAGCATTTCGGGCTCCGGCTTGCTGCAAATGGTTTTCACTCGAACGCGGACTCATAGCGAACAAAGACCATCTCTAGACGCCCATCGCAAGGAGAACCGCATCGATAAATTCACTTAGATTGTTCGCGAATTTCATTTGCAACTTCGACGTCCGATCACGCTGTGAACTCGACTTTCGATAGCTCCAACGACGCTCAATTTGCCTTCGATTTCGGAGCGAGGTCGATGGTCATCCAAACGTCGACGCCGTCGCGACCCAAGCGGTGCGAACCGGTGACGCGAAGAACGATGCATTCGCAGCGATCGCGCAGTTCGATGGAGCCGCGGGCGCCGAGCAAACGGGGCTCGTCGAGGTCCGCATCGACGCCGCTGCGTGTGACGATGGCGTGCGAAAACGGAATGGATGCGGCGAGTCCGCCGGTGGTCCCCGGTGCGGAGAGGAACCCGGCCGAGGGTTCGAGCGGCGCATCCGTGAGGAGTCGCGCGACCACCGGGTCGATGCCCTTGCGAACGGCGACGTTGGCCGAAAGATGGAGACCGTCGATGCGGCCGACGCGCGAGCGGGCGACCACCGCATGGCCAGCTTCGGCCCCATCGCTGCCCGAGTTGGATGGGCGGAAGGCACGCAGGACGTGCGCCCCCTCGGCGCCGAGCCCGAGGAAGGTCTGTGTGGCGGCGGCGCGCCATCGCATCACCGGATCGGCACGCGTGTCGTCGCCGGTGAAGCCCGCCGACGCGGAGGCCTCGAGCCCATCGCCGCGGCCCCACCGGCCGAGGGCGTTGGCGAGCCCCGTTTCGGCGACCCACGTACCGCCCGATACGCCGCCAAACCCGCGCGCGCGGCCAAAGTCCGTCGTCAGGGCGTCGTCGGCGCGAAGCCCCAGGACCGCGACGCTGGCGCGCGGCTCGAGGCGGTGGCGCCATGGATCGGCAGGATCGCTTCCCTCGAAGCTGCGCACGAAGGGCACCGTGAATTCGGCGCGTGCACTGCCCGCAACATCGATCCCGCGGCGCTCGCCGCCGACGACATTGCTCGCGCCGCGCAACGACAGCGAGGCGCCCACGGCGCCGAATCGGGTCGCGAACAGGGTGCCGCCCTCGGCGCGGGCGTAGGGGACCATTTCGCGATCGGGCGAGCCCTCGGCGCGGAGACCGCCGCCGGTGAGCGCGATGTCGTAGGCACCGATGCCGCCGATCGCATCGCCACGCCGCGCGGTGAAGAGAGGCCCCCAAGCGCCCAAGCTTCCCACGTCGCCGCCGCGCACGGAGGTGGAGCGCAGGCCTGCGGAAAAGGTGAAGGTGCCCTCGCGAAGCTGACCCTCGGCGCGTGCGCGATCGAAGCGGCGTGCGGAGGCTTCCAGCTCCGTGGTGGCGCGCAGACCGCGTGCGCCGCGAAGCACGTCGATGTCCCAGGCGAGGGTTTGGCCATTCCGGGACGCGTCGACCTTGTCGGCGATGCTGCCGCGCGCGTCGGCGATCAAGCCGTCGCCGTCGAAGTGGTCGTAGCGCACGCGCGTCTGGCTCGCGGGCGTGCGCAGGAACACCTCGTACGCGCTGCCGCCCCGCACGTAGGCCCCGGCGCGCACGTCGAGGGCGGCGCTCGGATCGTCGGGCCCCCAGGGCAGGTGGATGCCACCGCCGACGAAGAAGCCATCGGAACCGCGGTACGCGAGATCTGGCGCGAGCACACCGAAGCGCTGCGGCGAACGAAGCCAGAAATAGGGGAACCAGAAAATGGGAAGCCCGAGCACC encodes:
- a CDS encoding dipeptide epimerase; amino-acid sequence: MKNATTVRHLEIHDLNITLREPFGISGGTQDAVRNLLVVAELADGTRGYGEAAPLPAFNGETQEIARAAIESVRARIEGCDVREWRAVAAVLRGAIPKVGSARCAIETALLDALTRRAGMPLWAFFGGREAELVTDMTIPTGTVARAGEATRTWAARGFRTFKVKIGGVALGEDIDRIVAVHEAAPNATLVADANAGLDAAVALELLDALERRGVRLALLEQPVAGTDLEGLARVTAAGKAPVAADESCASVEGAWTIASRGAANVLNLKLSKFGVAEALDIAAVARAAGLGLMIGGMVESKLTMSMSACFAAGVGGFTHIDLDTPLFMAEEPLDGGLEYDGATVKLRHIAAGHGVIPRR
- the bfr gene encoding bacterioferritin, giving the protein MKGDSKIIDLLNEILTGELTTVNQYFLHARMCENWGYQRLNEKIYKESIDEMKHADKLIKRILFLEGLPNVQRLGKVNIGQTPIEILKNDLAAEMQAIPLLNRIIQICRDTGDNGTEDLVKDILVSEEEHVDWLESQLELVKQLGEAHYLAQQIKE
- a CDS encoding D-2-hydroxyacid dehydrogenase family protein, whose protein sequence is MRIAVLDDYPGVFPKTAAFARLAGHDVTVFRDTERDPDRLAARLRDADAVLLTQQRSRFPRTVIEKLPKLRFIAQTGAHTGHIDVAACAERGIAVLAAGKGTPSATAELTWALILASVRHLPFEVRALKEGAWQSTVGTGLRGKTLGVYGLGRIGAAVADVGRAFGMNVIALGRQNAGERAAFFASADVLTLHLPLNDATRGIVTAADLAQMKPTSLLVNTSRAPLIAPGALAGALEKGRPGFAAVDVYEDEPVLGGEHPLLRLPNALCTPHLGYAEMDTYEAYYGAAVDALLRATTAE
- a CDS encoding cobalamin-dependent protein (Presence of a B(12) (cobalamin)-binding domain implies dependence on cobalamin itself, in one of its several forms, or in some unusual lineages, dependence on a cobalamin-like analog.) → MPNKLQNAPLPSRPLAPYGDRDGDGMVQLSFTLQLPPSARAREAAKQLAEAHGIREPIVATMEECAQGYSYFVVYGHSQHTVDVASIEVPEVRTEALSREEIEHRITARLGRKIVVVGACTGSDAHTVGIDAVLNYKGYAGDKGLESYKGFEAYNLGAQVENEQLAERARALSADAILVSQVITQRNCHKENAGAFIDLAKKQGWRDNIVLLLGGPRIDHKLALELGYDAGFGPGTKPSDVASFLVEKICG